From the Lentimicrobium sp. L6 genome, one window contains:
- a CDS encoding FtsL-like putative cell division protein, whose translation MNKIKENIKEVNPKVEKKNNFFFRYVRPLLDGSIFSREKAEKNFPFIFYVILLIILFISNTFRAQDTQRHINHTKEEVKAMRIKSIYMKSLLMESTRPTKMAELVKGMGLEESEVPPRKIIIED comes from the coding sequence ATGAATAAGATAAAAGAAAACATAAAAGAGGTCAATCCTAAGGTGGAGAAAAAGAATAATTTCTTCTTCCGTTATGTACGTCCATTGCTTGATGGAAGCATTTTTTCCCGCGAAAAAGCAGAGAAGAATTTCCCATTCATCTTTTATGTCATCCTACTCATCATTCTATTTATCAGCAATACATTCAGAGCACAAGATACTCAGAGGCACATAAATCACACAAAAGAAGAAGTAAAAGCCATGCGTATAAAATCCATCTACATGAAATCACTATTGATGGAAAGCACCCGACCTACAAAAATGGCGGAACTAGTTAAGGGAATGGGCTTGGAAGAATCTGAAGTACCCCCACGCAAAATAATAATTGAAGATTAA
- a CDS encoding penicillin-binding protein — MKSIITYLFMVLFALAIMAKILYIQFKEGDELRKMGVNRSIEEREISALRGNIYSTNQSLLAVTIPKYEIRVDLISNKSDHFFNANIDSLAYGFSKIFKDRTKTQYKKLFTRARAQKNYYLRVKRNVTYKQLLEIQKLPILRLGRNKGGLIIIKSNKRELPYNELAKRTIGIYNYEAGKYEVGLEGAFNETLEGTHGKRLMQKIAGGTWMPIDPANEIKPKNGNDLYTTIDIDIQDVTEDALRKQLILHKAEHGCAIVMEVETGEIRAIANLGKDKNGHYTEDYNYAIGEAEEPGSTFKLASILVALEDGVINLNDSVETGNGSTTFYGKTIRDAHKIGNGTISVRDVIEQSSNVGIAKIIWEHYSTDPQKFIDGLYKTGIHQKLGLPIKGEASPYIKNTEDKSWSGISLPWIAYGYELNITPLQTLTFYNAIANDGKMVKPLFIKEIRNTNEVIETYEPIVLNEKIASEATIEKLQDMLEGVVLRGTAKNIKSKHYSIAGKTGTAQLAQNNKGYNRTNYKASFAGYFPTENPKYSCIIVINNPSNGFYYGSSVAAPVFKNIADRIYSSHVEIAFSEEEKSSKINPANYYKAGATEDIQMILKEMNAAAKIDEASKIVIGLPAADSAYYATRTISDHKIPKLIGMTARDAVYLCEDLGLKVKIVGSGFVKTQSIIAGTPATKGRTITLNLSNS, encoded by the coding sequence TTGAAGAGTATTATCACATACCTCTTTATGGTTTTATTTGCCCTTGCGATCATGGCTAAAATTCTTTACATCCAATTCAAAGAAGGTGATGAACTAAGGAAAATGGGAGTCAACAGAAGTATTGAAGAAAGAGAAATCAGTGCACTTAGAGGTAATATTTATAGCACCAATCAAAGCCTTCTAGCGGTTACCATACCAAAATACGAGATCAGGGTGGATTTAATTTCCAATAAGAGCGACCACTTTTTCAATGCCAATATAGATTCTCTAGCTTACGGATTTAGCAAAATCTTTAAGGACAGAACCAAAACCCAATACAAGAAACTTTTTACTCGAGCTCGAGCTCAGAAGAACTACTATCTGCGTGTTAAAAGAAACGTTACTTACAAACAATTACTCGAAATTCAAAAACTGCCCATCCTCCGATTAGGAAGAAACAAAGGTGGCTTAATCATTATCAAATCCAACAAACGCGAGCTGCCCTATAACGAGTTAGCCAAACGAACTATTGGTATTTATAATTATGAAGCAGGTAAATACGAGGTAGGATTAGAAGGTGCTTTTAATGAAACACTAGAAGGAACCCATGGCAAAAGATTAATGCAAAAAATTGCCGGTGGAACTTGGATGCCTATTGATCCTGCTAACGAAATCAAGCCCAAAAACGGAAACGATCTTTACACCACTATCGATATTGACATTCAAGATGTTACTGAAGACGCCTTAAGAAAGCAACTCATCCTTCACAAAGCAGAGCACGGTTGCGCCATAGTAATGGAAGTGGAAACTGGTGAAATCAGAGCCATTGCAAACTTAGGAAAAGATAAGAACGGGCATTATACTGAAGACTATAATTATGCTATTGGAGAAGCAGAAGAGCCAGGTTCTACATTCAAATTAGCATCTATTTTAGTGGCTTTGGAAGATGGCGTTATCAACCTCAACGACAGTGTAGAAACAGGAAACGGGAGCACTACTTTTTATGGCAAAACCATACGCGATGCTCATAAAATTGGCAACGGTACTATTTCGGTAAGAGATGTAATTGAACAGTCTTCTAATGTTGGAATCGCCAAAATTATTTGGGAACACTATTCTACAGATCCACAAAAATTTATCGACGGGCTTTACAAAACTGGAATCCACCAAAAATTAGGATTGCCAATCAAAGGGGAAGCAAGTCCTTATATAAAGAATACAGAGGATAAATCATGGTCCGGAATCTCATTACCTTGGATTGCCTACGGGTATGAGCTCAACATTACACCTCTTCAAACCCTAACCTTTTATAATGCCATAGCAAATGATGGAAAAATGGTTAAGCCCTTATTTATAAAGGAAATCAGAAACACTAACGAAGTCATTGAAACCTATGAACCTATTGTTCTGAATGAAAAAATTGCTTCTGAGGCTACCATAGAGAAATTACAGGACATGCTTGAAGGCGTGGTCTTAAGAGGAACAGCTAAAAACATCAAAAGCAAACACTATAGCATTGCCGGCAAAACAGGAACAGCTCAATTAGCTCAAAATAATAAGGGCTATAATAGAACAAACTATAAAGCTTCTTTCGCTGGCTATTTCCCCACAGAAAACCCCAAATACTCATGTATCATTGTCATCAATAATCCAAGTAATGGCTTTTATTATGGTAGCTCAGTAGCTGCACCTGTATTTAAAAATATTGCAGATAGAATCTATTCTAGTCATGTAGAAATAGCCTTTTCCGAAGAAGAGAAATCAAGTAAAATCAACCCAGCAAATTACTATAAAGCCGGTGCTACCGAAGACATTCAAATGATTCTGAAAGAAATGAATGCCGCAGCTAAAATTGATGAAGCCAGTAAAATAGTTATAGGATTACCTGCTGCTGATTCTGCATACTATGCCACTCGGACAATTTCTGACCACAAAATTCCAAAACTTATTGGAATGACAGCAAGAGACGCTGTTTACCTCTGCGAAGACTTGGGCTTAAAAGTAAAGATTGTAGGAAGCGGGTTTGTGAAAACACAATCGATTATAGCGGGAACACCAGCAACAAAAGGAAGAACCATCACTTTAAATCTCTCAAACAGCTAA
- a CDS encoding UDP-N-acetylmuramoyl-L-alanyl-D-glutamate--2,6-diaminopimelate ligase: protein MKRIIDILKNVDLIESIGDLETRVSSLEFDSRKVITDSLFIATKGTQVDGHNYIFKAIELGAIAIVCEEIPEEKSEDVIYIKVENSQKALGLLASKWFNEPSSQLKLIGVTGTNGKTTIATLLHKLFSQLGYYCGLLSTIENKIGEQIIPSTHTTPDAIALNALLAEMVEKGCGYCFMEVSSHALDQGRTAGLDFDGAIFTNLSHDHLDYHIDFASYIKAKKSFFDHLKKSAFAITNEDDRNGMVILQNCKAIKKTYSLRTLGDFNARIIENQINGLNLIIDGQDVWFRLTGEFNAYNLLAIYGTAIMLDQDKDEVLSQMSTISSANGRFDLMISPSGITAIVDYAHTPDALENVLKTIQDINTDNGKVFTVVGAGGNRDKTKRPEMAKIGAQYSQQLILTSDNPRFENPEDIIMDMKAGLNPSELRKTLAITNREEAIKTAFAMAQTKDIILIAGKGHETYQETNGKRQHFDDKEVINNLFKQA, encoded by the coding sequence ATGAAAAGAATAATAGACATATTAAAGAATGTAGACCTTATTGAATCTATTGGAGACTTGGAAACGAGAGTTTCTTCACTTGAGTTCGATTCTAGAAAAGTCATAACAGACAGTCTTTTTATTGCTACTAAAGGAACTCAGGTAGATGGCCACAACTATATTTTTAAAGCTATCGAACTAGGCGCCATTGCGATAGTATGTGAAGAAATTCCAGAAGAGAAATCTGAGGATGTTATTTATATAAAGGTTGAGAATAGCCAAAAAGCATTAGGATTACTGGCTTCTAAATGGTTCAACGAGCCATCGAGTCAGTTGAAGTTGATTGGAGTTACTGGTACAAACGGCAAAACAACCATCGCCACCCTCCTCCATAAATTATTTAGCCAATTGGGATATTACTGTGGCTTGCTATCCACTATTGAAAACAAAATTGGTGAACAAATCATTCCTTCCACCCACACCACTCCAGATGCCATTGCCTTAAATGCACTTTTAGCAGAAATGGTAGAAAAAGGATGTGGATACTGCTTCATGGAAGTCAGTAGTCATGCATTAGACCAAGGAAGAACAGCAGGTTTAGATTTTGATGGCGCTATCTTCACCAATTTGAGTCACGACCATTTAGATTACCACATTGACTTTGCTTCTTATATAAAAGCCAAGAAATCATTCTTCGACCATCTTAAAAAATCTGCTTTTGCCATTACGAATGAAGACGATAGAAACGGGATGGTGATACTTCAGAATTGTAAAGCAATAAAAAAAACATATAGCCTTAGAACCCTAGGTGATTTTAATGCCAGAATCATAGAAAATCAAATTAATGGTCTAAATCTAATCATAGACGGACAAGATGTTTGGTTTAGATTAACAGGTGAATTCAATGCTTATAACCTATTGGCCATTTATGGAACAGCCATAATGTTAGACCAAGATAAAGATGAAGTTCTAAGCCAAATGAGCACTATTTCTTCTGCCAATGGCCGCTTCGATTTGATGATTTCTCCAAGCGGGATTACTGCAATCGTTGATTACGCGCATACTCCCGATGCTTTAGAAAATGTTTTAAAAACCATCCAAGATATCAATACTGACAATGGAAAAGTATTCACAGTAGTTGGAGCAGGTGGAAACAGAGACAAGACAAAAAGACCAGAAATGGCCAAAATAGGTGCTCAATACAGCCAACAACTCATTCTCACTTCTGACAATCCAAGATTTGAAAATCCAGAGGACATCATCATGGATATGAAAGCCGGCTTAAATCCATCAGAATTAAGAAAAACCCTAGCCATCACCAATCGCGAAGAAGCCATTAAAACCGCTTTTGCCATGGCACAAACAAAAGACATCATCCTGATTGCTGGGAAAGGTCATGAGACCTATCAGGAAACCAATGGAAAACGCCAGCATTTTGACGATAAAGAAGTGATTAACAATCTATTTAAGCAAGCATAA
- the mraY gene encoding phospho-N-acetylmuramoyl-pentapeptide-transferase encodes MLYYLFEYLREEFNMPGANLFQYISFRAAMAVITSLLISMVFGKSLIELLRKKQVGESIRDLGLEGQNEKKGTPTMGGLIIIGSILIPVLLFTKINNIYIILLIFTTVWMGMIGFLDDYIKVFRKNKKGLRGIFKVIGQVTLGIVVGATMYFHPGITIKEKALELQNNSATQTELTTDKTSNTQVTFNNEPVRSTQTTIPFFKNNTFDYASLVTWISPSLDKWSWIVYIALVVLIITAVSNGANLTDGIDGLATGTSAIIGATLGAFAWLSGNIIFANYLNIMFIPGIGELTIFMSAFVGATIGFLWYNSYPAQVFMGDTGSLTLGAIIAVFAILIRKELLIPILCGIFLMESLSVIMQVTWFKHTKRKYGEGRRIFKMSPIHHHYQVLGYSEPKIVLRFFIIGIMLAIITIITLKLR; translated from the coding sequence ATGTTATATTATTTATTTGAATACCTAAGAGAAGAGTTTAATATGCCGGGAGCAAATTTGTTCCAGTATATTTCTTTCCGTGCTGCTATGGCAGTGATTACTTCTCTTTTAATTTCTATGGTATTCGGGAAAAGTCTCATCGAATTACTCCGTAAAAAACAAGTAGGAGAAAGCATCCGTGATTTAGGTTTAGAAGGACAAAATGAGAAAAAAGGAACACCAACCATGGGAGGGTTAATCATCATTGGTTCTATTCTTATTCCAGTTTTGCTTTTTACAAAAATTAATAATATTTATATCATTCTATTAATCTTCACCACCGTATGGATGGGAATGATAGGATTCTTAGATGATTATATCAAAGTTTTCAGAAAGAACAAGAAGGGATTACGCGGAATCTTCAAGGTTATTGGTCAAGTTACTCTAGGAATCGTAGTTGGAGCTACCATGTATTTCCATCCTGGTATCACCATCAAGGAAAAAGCATTAGAACTACAAAATAACAGTGCAACTCAAACTGAATTAACCACTGACAAAACCAGCAATACACAAGTTACTTTCAATAACGAACCTGTTCGTTCTACACAAACTACCATTCCATTTTTTAAGAATAATACTTTCGATTACGCCTCTTTGGTTACTTGGATTAGCCCAAGCTTAGACAAATGGTCGTGGATAGTATATATCGCATTAGTAGTTCTCATTATTACTGCTGTTAGTAATGGAGCCAATTTAACAGATGGAATTGATGGTTTAGCCACTGGAACCTCAGCAATTATTGGCGCCACATTAGGAGCATTTGCGTGGCTGAGTGGTAATATCATTTTCGCCAATTACCTGAACATTATGTTTATTCCTGGTATTGGTGAACTCACCATTTTTATGAGTGCATTTGTAGGTGCTACCATTGGTTTCTTATGGTATAACTCCTATCCTGCACAAGTATTTATGGGCGATACCGGAAGCCTCACCTTAGGAGCTATTATCGCTGTATTCGCCATCCTTATTCGTAAAGAATTACTCATCCCCATTCTCTGTGGAATCTTCTTGATGGAAAGCCTATCAGTGATTATGCAGGTGACATGGTTTAAACATACTAAAAGAAAATATGGTGAAGGCCGACGCATCTTCAAGATGTCTCCTATTCACCACCATTACCAGGTTCTAGGATATTCAGAACCAAAAATCGTATTGCGCTTTTTCATCATTGGGATTATGCTGGCCATCATCACCATTATCACTCTAAAATTGAGATAA
- the murD gene encoding UDP-N-acetylmuramoyl-L-alanine--D-glutamate ligase gives MKKLVVLGGGESGTGAAILGLQKGYQVWLSDKGKIEEKYKKVLIDNEIEIEEGQHSENIILQADVVVKSPGIPDSIKLIEKIKSKGIPVISEIEFAAQYTDAKLICITGSNGKTTTTSLLYFILKNAGLNVGLGGNIGKSFAWSVAEDDFDTYVLEISSFQLDGMFEFKADIAIITNITPDHLDRYDDCFQNYVDSKMRIIQNMDSSDYLIYNADDAVITAELNKKKSNIQLLPFSLYEKFENGAWMSGDNVIIKNQKDELIMTLRSLALQGKHNTYNSMAAGIASKLMNIRNKNLKESLEEFQTLPHRMESVATIGGVQYINDSKSTNVNSTYFALDSVNRPIIWIAGGKDKGNDYESIKNLVNSKVKAIVCLGLDNISIHENFGKFTSTIIDTYSAQEAVETAQRLAEAGDAVLLSPACASFDLFENFEDRGDKFKKAVNEL, from the coding sequence ATGAAAAAGCTAGTTGTTCTAGGTGGAGGCGAAAGCGGAACTGGAGCGGCTATCCTCGGTTTGCAAAAAGGCTATCAAGTATGGCTGAGTGACAAAGGCAAAATTGAAGAGAAATACAAAAAAGTTCTTATAGATAATGAAATTGAGATTGAAGAGGGTCAACATTCAGAAAACATCATTCTACAAGCAGATGTAGTGGTAAAAAGTCCCGGAATTCCAGATTCGATAAAGCTTATTGAGAAAATTAAATCGAAAGGAATTCCAGTGATATCTGAAATTGAATTTGCAGCCCAATATACCGATGCCAAATTAATTTGCATCACTGGTAGTAATGGAAAAACTACCACGACAAGCCTTCTATACTTCATCCTGAAAAATGCAGGATTGAATGTAGGACTTGGAGGCAATATTGGGAAAAGCTTTGCCTGGTCAGTGGCTGAAGATGATTTCGATACTTATGTGTTAGAAATCAGCAGTTTTCAACTGGATGGCATGTTCGAATTCAAAGCCGACATCGCCATCATCACCAATATCACACCAGATCATTTGGACAGATATGACGATTGCTTTCAAAACTATGTGGATTCAAAAATGCGCATCATTCAAAACATGGACTCCTCAGACTATCTCATTTATAATGCTGATGACGCTGTAATTACAGCCGAATTAAACAAAAAGAAATCAAACATTCAGCTCCTTCCCTTTTCTCTTTACGAGAAATTTGAAAACGGTGCTTGGATGTCGGGAGATAACGTAATAATTAAAAATCAAAAGGACGAACTAATCATGACACTAAGAAGTTTAGCACTACAGGGTAAGCATAACACTTACAATTCAATGGCAGCCGGAATCGCTTCCAAATTAATGAACATTAGAAATAAAAATCTAAAAGAATCTTTAGAGGAGTTCCAAACTCTTCCACATCGCATGGAAAGCGTAGCAACTATAGGCGGAGTTCAGTATATCAACGATTCCAAATCGACCAATGTTAACTCTACCTATTTTGCCTTAGATAGCGTAAACAGACCTATCATTTGGATTGCAGGTGGAAAGGACAAAGGAAACGACTATGAATCTATCAAAAACCTAGTGAATTCAAAGGTTAAAGCTATTGTTTGCCTAGGCTTAGACAATATCAGTATTCATGAGAATTTCGGAAAATTCACTTCTACTATCATCGATACCTATTCTGCACAAGAGGCTGTTGAAACAGCACAAAGATTAGCAGAAGCAGGTGATGCTGTTTTATTATCTCCAGCTTGCGCAAGTTTCGATCTTTTCGAAAACTTCGAAGACAGAGGTGATAAATTTAAGAAAGCTGTTAACGAATTATAA
- a CDS encoding FtsW/RodA/SpoVE family cell cycle protein, which translates to MRKFFTHKGDKTIWVIYLILSLASIVLIYSASSYIAVKMRDGNFLYFLFKQIAIIGAGYITMLLFSKIRYQNFQWLSKLFIFVVIPILLFTAILGTNINNASRWLTIPIIGISFQSSDFAKIVLLAFLARNISKLNGQQNNGTSIYYTAGAIFLPALVVTVLILKSNLSTALLVFTSAFFMMWLGQVKTRYLVGLAGIGILFVMLAFVVAKTNPNLLPRFDTWVSRIENFGGDDKDANYQVLQAKIAIASNPIIGKLPGKSSQRAFLPSAHADFIYAIIIEEYGTIIGFIGILIYLALLWRAMVIAKNSETKFGALLAMGLMFSIVFQALINIGVATNLLPVTGQPLPLISSGGTSFVFTSMALGIIQSISVGLKKEKEPIEVVQ; encoded by the coding sequence TTGAGAAAGTTTTTTACACATAAAGGAGACAAAACCATTTGGGTGATATACCTGATACTATCTTTAGCATCGATAGTACTCATCTATAGTGCCTCGAGCTATATTGCGGTAAAAATGCGGGATGGGAACTTCTTGTATTTCCTATTCAAGCAAATAGCAATAATTGGTGCCGGATATATCACCATGCTACTCTTCTCCAAAATCAGGTATCAAAACTTTCAGTGGCTGAGCAAACTTTTCATATTTGTTGTCATACCCATACTTTTATTTACTGCTATTTTGGGAACCAATATTAATAATGCGAGCCGATGGCTTACAATACCGATCATAGGTATCAGCTTCCAGAGCTCCGACTTTGCTAAAATCGTCCTTTTGGCTTTTCTAGCCCGAAATATCAGTAAACTCAATGGTCAACAAAATAACGGAACCAGTATTTACTATACCGCTGGAGCTATCTTCCTGCCAGCATTAGTCGTTACTGTGCTCATATTGAAGTCCAACCTAAGTACCGCTCTTTTGGTTTTTACTTCCGCCTTTTTCATGATGTGGTTAGGACAAGTAAAAACCAGATATCTGGTAGGCTTAGCTGGCATAGGAATACTATTTGTAATGCTGGCCTTTGTGGTAGCAAAAACAAATCCTAATCTACTTCCTCGTTTTGATACCTGGGTGAGTAGGATAGAGAATTTTGGCGGCGATGATAAAGATGCCAACTACCAAGTATTACAAGCAAAAATCGCCATCGCTTCTAATCCAATCATTGGCAAATTACCCGGTAAAAGTAGCCAAAGAGCATTTCTCCCATCCGCTCATGCCGATTTTATCTATGCCATAATCATAGAAGAATACGGAACCATTATTGGTTTTATTGGCATCTTAATATACCTAGCATTGCTTTGGCGCGCTATGGTTATCGCTAAAAATAGTGAAACGAAATTTGGAGCCCTCTTGGCCATGGGGCTCATGTTTAGTATCGTTTTTCAAGCCTTAATAAATATAGGTGTGGCCACCAACCTACTACCCGTTACAGGACAACCTCTTCCTCTGATTAGTTCAGGAGGAACCAGTTTTGTGTTTACGAGCATGGCTTTGGGAATTATTCAAAGCATAAGTGTTGGTTTAAAGAAAGAAAAAGAACCCATTGAAGTCGTACAATAA
- the murG gene encoding undecaprenyldiphospho-muramoylpentapeptide beta-N-acetylglucosaminyltransferase, translating into MSSNENIRVMISGGGTGGHIFPAIAIAKAIQRKMPLAEFLFVGAQGKMEMEKIPEAGFKIEGLWISGFQRSLSLKNLSFPFKLVSSLMKAKTIIKNFKPQVVIGVGGFASGPTLRVASNMGIPCLIQEQNSYPGVTNKLLANKVKSICVAYEGMDKFFPKEKIKLTGNPIRKQVTEGNKNEALEFFKLDKAKKTILVVGGSLGAQSVNLAIAGEIENWAKLDAQVIWQTGKTTFEESKTALENSAAKNIHIYDFIRRMDLAYAAADLIISRAGAIAISEISAVGKPVIFVPFPFAAENHQTKNAQKLVDHQAAKLIADNKVSEELFQTTADCLANEGLLKSMEKEIKKLGVLNADDIIADEVIKLIS; encoded by the coding sequence ATGAGTAGCAACGAAAACATAAGAGTCATGATTAGTGGCGGTGGTACTGGAGGCCATATCTTCCCAGCTATTGCTATTGCGAAGGCTATTCAAAGAAAGATGCCCTTGGCCGAGTTTCTATTTGTAGGGGCACAAGGAAAGATGGAAATGGAAAAAATTCCAGAGGCGGGTTTTAAGATTGAAGGTCTTTGGATAAGTGGATTTCAGAGGAGTCTTAGTTTGAAGAATTTGAGTTTCCCTTTTAAACTTGTCAGCAGTTTAATGAAAGCCAAAACCATTATCAAGAATTTCAAACCACAAGTAGTTATTGGTGTGGGAGGGTTTGCCAGCGGGCCCACGTTAAGGGTAGCATCAAATATGGGAATTCCTTGCCTCATTCAAGAACAAAATTCCTACCCTGGTGTTACAAATAAACTACTGGCCAATAAAGTAAAAAGTATCTGTGTGGCTTATGAAGGAATGGATAAATTCTTCCCTAAGGAAAAGATTAAACTCACAGGAAACCCCATTAGAAAACAAGTAACAGAAGGCAATAAGAATGAAGCTTTAGAATTTTTCAAGCTTGACAAAGCAAAGAAAACCATTTTGGTAGTTGGAGGAAGTCTAGGTGCACAATCTGTAAATTTAGCCATAGCTGGTGAAATAGAAAACTGGGCAAAACTAGATGCACAAGTCATTTGGCAAACGGGCAAAACCACCTTTGAAGAATCAAAAACTGCTTTAGAGAATTCAGCTGCAAAGAATATACATATCTATGACTTCATTAGAAGAATGGATTTAGCTTATGCTGCAGCTGATTTAATTATCTCCAGAGCTGGAGCCATTGCAATATCAGAAATTTCCGCTGTTGGAAAACCTGTCATATTCGTGCCTTTTCCTTTTGCTGCCGAGAATCACCAAACGAAGAACGCACAAAAACTCGTCGACCATCAAGCTGCTAAACTGATAGCAGATAACAAAGTATCGGAGGAATTATTCCAAACTACAGCAGATTGCTTAGCAAACGAAGGCCTCCTCAAGAGCATGGAAAAAGAAATTAAAAAATTAGGCGTTTTAAATGCTGACGACATCATTGCTGATGAAGTCATTAAATTGATATCATGA
- the murC gene encoding UDP-N-acetylmuramate--L-alanine ligase, with translation MNLEKVNKVYFLGIGGIGMSAIARYFMQKNIPVYGYDKTASPLTQKLVEEGAEIIYQDDIELLPIGLTKENDILYIFTPAIPQNNVIFQYFKKENIRLYKRSEILGLLSQQYKCIGIAGTHGKTTVSSMTAHLLHSSSIGCQAFLGGILKDHESNLLTHETSQWMVVEADEYDRSFLQLHPHIGLITAMDADHLDIYSNHSQLQNTFKEYAKQVDNDGQVIIHYQLKEHFSDFTNTKTYSLDNPSSDIYASNIQLKQGLYHFDLVHPEGRIEDLRLNMPGMINLENAIAASALAIESGVKGEEIRKALANFGGVKRRMELVIKNEKLSYYDDYAHHPEEIKAALSSLKKLYPEKKMTVVFQPHLFSRTQDFQDGFAQSLSIADEIILLDIYPAREEPIPGVTSQIILDKISKQHKQLLRKEKLISTLKNMDLELLVTLGAGDIDRFVEPIKNELS, from the coding sequence ATGAATTTAGAAAAAGTAAATAAGGTATATTTTTTAGGCATTGGCGGCATAGGCATGAGCGCTATAGCCCGCTATTTCATGCAAAAGAATATTCCTGTTTATGGATATGATAAAACAGCCTCTCCACTCACCCAAAAACTTGTAGAGGAGGGTGCAGAAATTATATATCAAGATGATATTGAGTTACTGCCTATTGGATTAACCAAGGAGAATGACATTCTTTATATATTCACTCCAGCCATTCCCCAAAACAATGTCATCTTTCAATATTTCAAGAAAGAAAACATCAGACTGTATAAAAGGTCAGAAATTTTAGGTTTACTCAGTCAACAATACAAATGCATTGGCATTGCAGGGACACATGGAAAGACAACCGTATCCAGTATGACGGCACATCTGTTACATTCCAGTAGCATAGGTTGTCAAGCCTTCTTAGGTGGCATACTTAAAGACCATGAAAGTAATTTATTAACTCATGAGACAAGTCAATGGATGGTAGTTGAAGCCGACGAATACGATCGTTCTTTCCTGCAACTACATCCACATATTGGCCTGATTACCGCTATGGATGCCGACCATTTAGATATTTATAGTAACCATAGCCAATTACAGAATACATTCAAAGAATACGCAAAGCAGGTAGATAACGACGGACAAGTCATTATTCACTATCAGCTTAAAGAACATTTTTCAGATTTTACAAATACAAAAACCTACTCTTTGGATAATCCATCCTCAGATATTTACGCATCCAACATTCAATTAAAACAAGGCTTATATCATTTTGATCTCGTCCATCCTGAAGGAAGAATAGAGGATTTAAGATTAAATATGCCTGGAATGATTAATCTAGAAAATGCTATAGCCGCCTCTGCCTTAGCCATTGAGTCTGGAGTTAAAGGAGAAGAAATCAGAAAAGCATTAGCCAATTTCGGAGGAGTCAAACGTAGAATGGAATTGGTGATTAAAAACGAAAAGCTGAGCTATTATGATGATTATGCCCATCATCCAGAAGAAATAAAAGCTGCTCTTAGTTCTTTGAAAAAATTATATCCTGAAAAGAAAATGACTGTGGTCTTTCAACCTCACCTTTTCTCACGTACACAAGATTTCCAAGATGGATTTGCCCAAAGCCTATCCATAGCCGATGAAATTATTCTTTTAGATATTTATCCAGCAAGAGAAGAGCCCATTCCTGGAGTTACTAGCCAAATCATTCTAGATAAAATATCGAAGCAGCATAAACAGCTTTTAAGGAAAGAGAAATTAATCTCTACTCTAAAAAACATGGACCTAGAATTATTAGTCACATTGGGAGCTGGTGATATTGACAGATTTGTTGAACCTATAAAAAACGAACTGTCATGA